The DNA region ATTTTCACTGCGGTATGGCGGATCAGTTTGTGACCGAATCTCAAGACGGCAGAGACTTTATCGTTGGCAAGGAATGGAGGTTTGAGGCAGATATGTTGGCGCCGGCCTCCGCTTTCTGCAAGACAAATCCAGTTCACTCCAGCGTTTTTCAAATGCGGGCGCAGGAATCGCAGTCCTGCCCACTCATGAGGCACGGTGGCAGCCGCAAGCTTATTGGCTTTGACAGCCGCCCACAAGCAAAAGGGCGGGAACTACAAACTTGCTCACCCAATTGAAAACCGCTGCAAAAGCAAAAGGAGAATCAAATGCTCACGCAACTTCCTGCTTTCGTTGCCGTTGTTGCTTTGCTATTCGGCGTCAACGACAATTTGAAAATCAGAGGCTACGATCCCGTTGCTTATTTCACAGCCGGTAAACCGGTAAAAGGTGATTCCAAATTCGAGCAGGAATGGCGGGGAGCAACGTATCGTTTCTCCAGCCGGGAGAATCTTGTGCGGTTCCAAAAAGAGCCGGAAAAATATGCGCCACAATACGGCGGCTATTGCGCCTATGCGGTCAGTCAAGGCTATACCGCGCCGGTCGATCCCGAGGCCTGGGATATCGTGAACGGCAAGCTGTATCTCAACTACAGCAAGGCTGTCCAGAAAAAATGGCGTGAAAAGCGGGACGAGTACATCGCCAGCGCCGACCGGAACTGGCCCGGACTGCGCGCCAAGCAACAGCAAAAGGATGACTAGGCGCTTGTGAGCGCCCGATCGACAAAAAATTGTCGCCAACAAAGAAGTCGCTTTGTTGCTGCCCGAAGGGCCACTTTTCCCAAGCGGAGTCATGGGAAAAGCACAGTTTATTCAAGGTGAAATCGTTGCCCTACCGGCAAGAGATTTCTCCAACGACTTGAAACAACCCAGCGGATATTTTTAGTCCGCTGGGTTGTTTCAATCCGTTGGCGATTCCCTTTGAGTTGCGGTTTATCGTTGGGGCTTCGTGACTTTGATTTGTACAAGTGATTGCGCGTGTCATTCGGGAGGAATCTTGCGAGGTACTTGGCCGCGTGCTCAAATCTTCATAGGATCCTTGCAGGATGACATGGGTGGTGGCCATACAGTTCAAGGTAACAGACCACGCGTGTGCTGTCTGGCAACGCCGGCCGGCAGCATTCGAGTCGAACGTTTCGCAGCCATAAAGGAGAATCACCATGTTCTGCATTCATTGCGGCAGCCGCGAGCACAGCAGCGGCCAGCACAAACCCTGCGCCTATTGCGGCGGAGACGCGCACAGCAGCGGCGAGCACAAACCGTGCGTGCATTGCCGCAGCCGCGAGCATGCCACCGGCGAACACCAGCCGTGCGTGCACTGCGGCAGCAACGAACACGCCTCGAATGCCCACGCCTGAGGCCGGAAATTTTCCGGGGGCCGGCTGTAAGGATTGTCCGCCGCCGGCGACGAATGGAGGAAAGGAGGCGCTCATGACAAGAGAAGCACCGACCAATGCTCGACCTCTCGGCAAGGCAGGCGAACGCGAGTCCTTTGAAGCCCTCGCCATGCCCCTGCTCAACCAACTTTACTACACCGCGCTGCGCCTGACCAGAAATCGGCTGGATGCTGAAGACCTGGTGCAGGAAACGTTTCTGAAGGCGTGTCGCTTCTATCATCAATTCACTCCCGGCACCAACTTTGGCGGGTGGATATCCCGCATCCTGATCACGAACTTCATCAATCGTTACCGCAGAAAGAAGCGCGAGCCGCGCTGGGTAAGTCTCGAGGCGGGCAATGCAGTCTTACCCCACGAGGAAACACATGACGCCGACCGGCTGTCCAATGCCGGGGTGGCGGAGAACTACCAAGATTTGTTTGATGACACCATCGCCACTGCGCTCGACCGCGTGCCGGAGCATTATCGCATGATCGTGCTGCTCTCCGACGTAAGCGGCTTGAGCTACAAGGAAATCGCGCACGCGGTCGGCTGCCCGCTCGGCACAGTCATGTCGCGGCTGAGCCGGGGCCGCAAGCTGCTGGGGCGCATGTTGAACGCTTATGCCTCTGCCCACCGCCTCGTGCGTAATGCGCCGGCAGGTGTTGCCCACCGGCAGGCGTCCATGATGGTGAGCTGAAGCTCGGCATTTCCGCGCGGGCGCGGCGCAAGATGGAATCTGCTCAAAACCGTGGCTGCAACTAAAATCAAGGAGTCTTTGCGATGGAATTGACCAAAACACAACTCGTCCTGAGCTGGGCACTGCGTCTGGCAGCGGCCGGCATTCTGCTGCAAACGCTGTTTTTCAAATTCACCGGCGCCGAGGAATCGAAGTTCATTTTCAGCACGCTGGGCCTCGAGCCTTGGGGCCGGATCGGCTCGGGCGTCGTTGAGCTGATCGCCGCGGTGCTGCTGCTCGTGCCGCGCACCACCACCCTGGGCGCGTTGCTTGCGCTCGGCGTGATGAGCGGCGCGATTCTGAGCCATCTCACCATTCTCGGCCTCGAAGTCAAAAACGACCGCGGCCTGCTGTTCGCGCTGGCGGTGCTGGTGTTGCTGGCGAGCGCGGGCGTGCTCTTCCTGCACCGTTACGAGATTCCCCTGCTCGGCGACAAACTGCGGCCGCATGCCGCATGAGGGCAATACTGATTGCCAGCGGACTGCAACTGTAATTGCTGTCCGTCCCAGACTGCAAATATTTGCGAAAACGTTCCTGCAGCGGCTTGGCCGTTGCTTCAAAGCTCTCAGAGTTTTCACGCCCCCCGGAGTTTCAGAAACCTCGGCTCAGCCGAGGTTGTAACGTTTTCGGGCGGGCACCCATTACTTCGGGCAGGGGCATCATCGCCGGCCCGAGTAAAAAATCCCTCGGCCTTGCAGGTAGAATCCTGCGCCGTGGGATTTCCTTTCTGTGGGGGACCATTTTACCTTCCCCCTTGCGGATTGTCCGATTTTTCTTATCATACGTCTCACGAAAGCCGAGATGAAGACTGGCATGCCCGCTGTAATTGCGCTTGGTGGGATCGTATGAATTCCAATCACAAGGAAAATTGGCGTGATCCCGGGCTACAAAATTCTGGCCGAAATTCATCGCGGCCGCAAACGCATCGTCTATCGCGGCCTCCGGCTGCCGGAGGAAGCGCCGGTGATTATCAAGGCGCTGGGTAACGAGCTGCCGCAGCCGGCGGCCGTGGCGGAGATGGAGCGCGAGTACGAACTGCTCAGAAGCCTGCCCATCGCGGGGATCGCGCAAGCCTGCGCGCTGGAATTGCATCCCCCCAATCTGGTATTGATCCTGGAAGATATCGGCGGTGAGTCCTTGCGGCACTTGCTGGACGCCCGCGGAATCACGCTCGACCTGTTTTTTGAAATCGGGCTGCAGCTTGCCGCCACGCTCGCGGCCATCCACCAGCACGGCATCATCCACAAAGACATTGCGCCGAAGAACATCGTCGTCAATCCCGCCAGCCGGCAAGTGCAACTCATCGACTTCAGCATTGCTTCACGCCTGCCGCACGAGAGCCAAAAAATCAGCCATCCCAATTTGCTCGAGGGCACGCTGGCCTACATGTCGCCGGAGCAAACCGGCCGCATGAATCGCACGGTCGACTATCGTACGGATTTCTACTCGCTCGGCGTCACGTTTTATGAGATGCTCACCGGCAGCCTGCCCTTCGAGTTCGCCGATCCGCTGGAATTGGTGCACGCCCATCTCGCGAAAATGCCGGCGCCGCCGCGCGCGCTGAACCCGGCAGTGCCGCAGGCGCTTTCTGAGATCGTCATGAAGCTGATGGCCAAAACCGCGGAGAACCGCTATCAAAGCGGGCATGGGTTGCACGCGGATTTGGCGGCCTGTTTCGCGCAATGGCAGACGGGCGGACGGATCACCGGCTTTATTCCCGGGCAAATGGATTTCTCCGACCGTTTTCACATTCCCCAAAAGCTGTATGGCCGCGAGCCGGAAATCGCGGCGCTGCTCGCGGCCTTCGAGCGCGTCAGCCAGGGCGGACTCGAGCTGATGCTGGTTTCGGGATATGCCGGCATCGGCAAATCCGCGCTGGTCAACGAAATCCACAAACCGATCATCAAGCAACGCGGCTATTTTGTCTCCGGCAAATTCGATCAATTCAAACGCAACATTCCCTACAGCGCCATCATTCATGCCCTGCAGGAATTGCTGCGGCTGCTGTTGACCGAGAGTGAGGCCCAAATTGCGGCGTGGAAGAGCAAGCTCAGCGCGGCGCTTGCGGCCAATGCCCAGGTGATTACCGACGTCATTCCCGAAGTGGAATGGATTATCGGCAAGCCACCCGCCGTGCCGGAGCTGCCGCCGGCGGAATCGCAGAACCGCTTCACGCTGGTGTTTCAGCGCTTTCTGCGTGTGTTTGCCCAAAAAGAACACCCGCTCGTGATCTTCCTGGACGATCTGCAGTGGGCCGACTCCGCCACGCTGAAACTGCTGCACGCGCTGCTGACGGACCGCCACAGCCGGTTTCTCTTCGTCATCGGCGCCTATCGCGACAATGAAGTCGGTCCCGCCCACCCCCTGCTGCTCACGCTGGCCGAAATTGCCAAAAACAGTGTAACCACGTCCGGCTGCCAGTTGAGCAACCTGACGTTGAAAGCCCTGGCGCCCAGCCATCTCGATCAGTTCGTGACTGAAGCGCTGCGCTGCGAGGCCGGCAGCGCAACGCCGCTGTCCGACTTGATCATGCAGAAGACCGCTGGCAATCCTTTCTTCGTCACGCAGTTTTTGCAGACGCTGCATCAGGAAGGCTTGCTGCAGTTCGACTATGGCGGCCGCCACTGGCAATACGATCTCGAGCGCATTCAGCGCCTCGGCATGACCGACAACGTCGTCGAGCTGATGGCGGGCAAGATCCAAAAACTGCCAGCGGCAACCCAACAAGCCGCCAAGCTCGCCGCCTGCATCGGCAATCAGTTTGACTGCAAAACGCTGGCGCTGGTGCTCGAAAGGCCGGTGCCGCAAGCCGCGCGGGATCTGTGGGAAGCTTTGGCCGAAGGCCTCATCCTGCCGATCGGCAACCCCAACGATCTTTTTCCCACTGATTCTTCGGCAAGCCCGGCGCCGGCATACCGGTTTCTGCACGATCGCGTGCAGCAGGCCGCTTATGCGCTCATCCCGCCGGAGCGCAAGAAGGCGGTGCATTTGCAGGTTGGGCGGCTGATGCTGCAACACTGCGGTGCGGCCGAGCGCGAAGAAAAAATCTTTGACATCGTCAATCATCTGAATCGCGGCAGAGATCTGATGACCGAGGCAGGCGAGGCCGCCCAACTCGCGGAATTGAATCTGCACGCCGGCCTCAAGGCCAAATCAGCGGCGGCGTTCAAGCCGGCGTTGAATTACTTCAACACCGGAACGGCTCTGCTGGGCGACGAGGGCTGGTCTTCCCACTACACGCTGGCATTTGCCCTGCACCGCGAGCTGGCCGAGTGTGAATATCTCTGCGGCAATTTCGAGGCGGCGGAGCGCTGGCTGGCCCTGCTGTTGAGCAAGGCCAGGAGCCGGCGGGAACATACGGAGATTCACAACCTGCGCATCATTCAACATGAAAATATGGCGCAATACGCCGCGGCGGTGCAGGCGGGACGCGAGGGATTGGAGCTGTTCGGCATCGTGCTGCCGGAGGAAGAACCGGCCAAGCAAACCGCCTTTGCCGCGGAATTGCAGGCCATCGCCAACTTGCGCGGCCAGCGTGCCATCGCGGATTTGATTCATTTGCCGGTAATGGCCGAGGCCGACATGCAAATGAGCATGAAGCTCTTGATGACGGTGTGGGCGCCGGCGTACATCGCGGGCGACGGCAGCCTGGTGCGGCTGGTTTCGGCGATGATGGTCCGGTTGTCGCTGCAATACGGTAATACCGAAGCCTCGAGCTACGGCTATGTGACGCACGCCATCACGGTCGGCTCGAGTCTGGGCGATTATGCCTCCGGCTATGAATACGGCCGGCTGGCGCTGGCAGTCAATGACAAGTTTCACGACGTGAAGCTGCGCGCCAAGGTGCATCACATGTTCAGTTGCTTCGTGAACTTTTGGCGCCGGCCGATCCGCACGTGTTTTCCCCACTCCAAGAATGCCTTGCGCGCCGGGCTGGAGAGCGGCGACTTCGTCTACGCCACTTACGCCGCGATTCACGAAAGCTGGCATGCCTTCTTCTGCGGCAGTGATTTGCACGAATTTCACAAAGAGTATGCGCCCAATGTCGACTTCCTGCTGCAGATCAAGAATCACAGCTTTGCCGAGGCGCAGCGTCTGATCCTGCATTGGGGTCTGGCGCTGCAAGGCGGGACCGCGGACAGAACCTCGCTCAGCGGTGCGGATTTCAATGAAGCAACCTATGTGCGCGAGTATGCCGGCGCCGCGTTTTTCGAAACGTTCTATTTCACCACGAAACTGCATCTGCATTACCTGTTCGAGGACCATGCCGAGGCGCGCCGCATGGCGTTACGTGCCGAAGCGGTGATCCCTGCGCTGTTCGGCACGCTGTGGATGACGACCTTGTGCTGCTATCATGGCTTGACGCTGGCGGCGCTGCATGATTCCGCCGGTGCGGCGGAACGGCAGGCGTACGCGGCAAAGCTCGCAGACTTGCTGGCGCAAATGCAGCATTGGGCCGAGCATTGCCCGGAAAACTTCCGGCACCAGGCGCTGCTGCTGGCAGCGGAGTGGGCAAGAATCTGCAGCAGGCCGGAGGAGGCCATCACCTGCTACGAGCAGGCCATTCAAGCGGCGCACGAACAGGGCATTCTGCAACACGAGGCCCTGGCCCATGAGTTATATGGGAAGTTCTGGCTGGCGCGCAAGCAGGACCGAATCGCGCGCAGTTGCCTGCTCGCGGCGCATCAATGCTATCGGCAATGGGGCGCGCTGGCAAAAGTCGAGCATTTGGAGCAGCGCTATCCACAATTGCTGGTGCAGGCCGCTGACGGCCACTCCTCCGCCGGCGATTGGCAGGCCACGCAGCTCACCATTGGCCGCCGGCCGGAGTCGCTCGATCTGGAGGCCGTGATCAAAGCCTCGCATGTCATTTCCGGTGAAATCACACTGGCGCGGCTGCTGGAGAAGCTGATGCGCATCGTGATGGAGAATGCCGGCGCACAGAAGGCCATTCTGATGCTGGAAAAGGAAGGCAACCTCGTGATCGAAGCGGAAGCGGTGCTGGCGCAAAAGGATTCCATGCCGGCAGCGGCGGCGCCGGCCGGCCGCGACGAGGAAGTCATCGTGCGGCGCAGCCTTCCGGCTGAAACCAGCCCGGCGCTGGCACAGACCATTATCAACTATGTGCGGCGCACCCGCGAAAGCGTGGTGCTGGCCAACGCCGCCGGCGACAGCCGCTTTGCGCATGATCCCTACCTCGCGCAGCATCAAACCCGCTCGCTGTTCTGTTTACCGGTGCTGCAGCAGAGCAAGCTCACCGGCATTCTGTATCTCGAAAACAACCTGACCACCGGCGCGTTCACGCCGGACCGCATTGCGGTGACGCAAATGCTCTCCGCGCAGGCCGCGATTGCCCTGCAGAATGCCGGCCTCTACGAGGAAATGAAACAGGAAGTGGCGGAACGCCAACGCGCCGAAGCAGCGCTGCGCGCCGCGCTCGCGGAAGTGGAACAACTCAAAAACCGGTTGCAGGCGGAAAACGTTTACCTGCAGGAGGAAATCCGCACGCAACAGAACTTCGAAGAAATGGCCGGCAACTCCGCCGCCATCCGCGCCGTCTTCCGCAATCTCGAAAAGGTGGCGCGCACCGACACCACCGTGCTCATCACCGGCGAAACCGGTACCGGCAAGGAACTGGTGGCGCGTGCGATTCATGCTTCCAGCCACCGCAAGGACAGCGCGTTGATCACGGTGAATTGCGGCGCCCTGCCCGGCGGCCTGATCGAAAGCGAGTTGTTCGGCCATGAGAAAGGCGCCTTCACCGGCGCGACCACGAAAAAGAAGGGCCGCTTCGAGCTGGCCGACGGCGGCACCATTTTTCTCGATGAAATCGGCGAATTGCCGCTGGAAACCCAGACCAAGCTGTTGCGCGTGTTGCAGGAGCAGGAATTCGAGCGTGTCGGCGGCACCCAAACCATCAAGGTCAACACCCGGGTAATCGCCGCCACCAATCGCGATCTCGAACAGGGCGTCAAGCTCGGCTCGTTCCGCGCCGATCTCTTCTACCGGCTGAACATCTTCCCGATTCATCTGCCTGCGCTGCGCGAGCGGCGCGACGACATCCCGATTCTCACGCATCATTTCGTGGGAAAATTCTCCCGGCGGCTGGGGAAAAAGATCGATCGCGTCTCCGCCGAGGCGCTGGCGCGCCTGGCGCAGTATGACTGGCCCGGAAATGTGCGCGAGCTCGCCAACGTGCTGGAGCGCGCCGTGATCCTCTGCGACGGCAGCGTGCTGCACCATGATCACCTCGGGCTTGCGGCGCCGACGGTCAAACCCGAAGCGGAAGTGTTGACCTTGCAGGAGGCTGAGCGCCGGCACATTCTCCAAGCACTGCAAGACGCGCATTGGGTCATCGGCGGTCCACACGGCGCAGCCAGGCGGCTTGACCTGAATCGCACCACTCTGCTGGCCCGCATGAAAAAGCTCGGCATCGCAAAGCCGCAGTGAACTCCGCGGCCTGCAGCGCCGCAGATTCCGCCGGCAACTGCGCAAGCCGAGCGGAGATTCCTCCCCGTCGCACAAGCCTCTGTCCTGACCAACTACCTGCAAGCACCAACCGTCATTGTGATGCTGTCAGAATATTGACACCTGTCATTATTTTGACAGCCGCGCCGCAACTCTCCTCAATTGTGAATCTCGATCATCATCACAACAGCAGGAAACACAAGGCCCTAACGTGTAGCCCGAAGCGCTGGTAGCGCGGCACGATTTTGGTAGGTGATTGCATCAGATTCGCCTCCCCCTGATCAGTCGAGACGGTTGAGCGGATTGAGTGATAAGAGAGAATTCTCCGGCGATACGTGACCAAGAGCACCATGTTTAGAATGACAAAAATTTTCGCAAACGGCTCAGTCGAGATTCACAAGATCGAGGGAAAAGTGACTGACGAGGTTTTGCCGCTGTGGCAGGAGCAGTTGGCGGCGCTGCAGCCGGGTGAGAAGCGGGATATCTTACTCGATTTCAGTCAGGTTTGGGCCTTGAGTGCCGCTGCCATCGAAATACTCATCAGCCATTTGCGCGGCAGCATGCGCGTGATGAATCCCGGTATGGATCTTCGCAACCTGTTGCATGCCGCCGGTCTGTCCTCGAGTGTACTGGAATAAATCGGCCGGGCCGTGAGTTTCAACGAATCAGGCAACGGCTCGCAATACCAAAAGAGAGGTGGATGCTGTGACCAGCCTGGAGATGCCCAGCACGAGTACAACCCTCGCCGGCCCGCGCCCGCAGCGCAGTCGAACGCCGGCCGTGAATCCGGAATCGTGGGTTGACCAGCACGGCGACTACTTGTACAGCTTTGCCCTGTTGCGGCTGCGCGATCATGAGCTGGCGGAAGAGATCGTGCAGGAAACGTTTCTGGCTGCGCTCAAGGGGCGCCAGAATTTTGCGGGGCAATCATCCGAGCGAACCTGGCTGGTGGGCATTCTGAAGCACAAGATCGTCGATCATTATCGTCGCGCCCGGCGCGAGCAGCCTGTGGCCGATATTGAAGGCGGTGCGGATGAGCTCTTCCGGGAGGCGGGGGAATGGGCGGGGCACTGGACGGAAGAGGGCGCGCCGCAAGAATGGGCGAACGATCCCAGCCAGTTGCTCGAGCAGGAAGAATTTTGGAAAGTCTTCAACCGCTGTCTGGCGCAACTGCCGCAGCGCCTCGCCGAAGCGTTCACGCTGCGCGAAATCGACGGCTACAGCAGCGAAGAAATCTGCGCAATCCTCGCCATCTCCCCCAACAATCTCTGGGTGATGCTGCATCGCGCCCGCGCCATGCTGCGGCGCAGCCTGGAAGTGCACTGGCTGGAGGCCGCATCCTCGCGTTGAATTTGCTTTCCCTCCTCCCCCCGCAAATCGCAGGAATCTCGCAAAAGACTCGACGCGGTGGTTGAGTCTTTGCGGGTGACTTCGGGGTGCCCGGGAAGCTGGATATGTTTTTCAAGACAACCGTCTGCGCCAGATTTCCGTCAAGCTGAAATCTGAAGCCCCGCGGGCAGCAATCAGGCCGATTCGTCCACTGTTGTCTCGCACGAGGTATCCACCACCACTGTCCTCCGGCTGTCATCCAGTAAGGATCCTGTGAAGATTGGGGCACACGCCTTCGCCAAACACCTCAAAAGCTCACCGCCGAGACGCTGAGACCGCCGGGAAGGAATCTCTTGAATTCAAAACTCCGTGGCTCTGCGGTGCAAGCGTTTGCTTTGTGATCAAGAATCTTTCAGAATTCTATTCAGACTTTGCGCGCCTTATCGCCTGCGCCAGATTTCCGTCAAGCTGAAATCCGAAGTCCCGCGGGCAGCAATATCATGAAACCCGCATCAATACCGGCCCAAATCGCACCCTACGAACAAGACTTTGCTTTCCTGGCGGCGACTCGATTTCAAAGAACCGAATGACACCAGCGTCACGGATTTCACGCGCAAGTTTGTCTGAACACTCAGCGAACTCTGTGTCTCCGCGGCGAATCTGGCCTGGTCAAGTGAGAAACCTCCCGTACCAAATCAAGTGAATGGCTTGGGAGTGTGTCCAGATCTTCACGAAATCTTTTCTGGATGAGAGGCGCGGCGAGCGGCGTTCGGAGCGGATGCTTTCATGAGGTCTTCCGCGCAAGCGCGCAGAATTTCGGCCACGCTCCATGCCTGAGCCATGCAGCCGCACGGCGCGTGCGGCGGCTCGGCCTCGAAGATTTCGGAGACCGTTCCCACTCCGGCCTCCAGGAGATGCGGTTTGAAATCTTCCAACATGCGGCGGGCGCGCCGGCGGCCGGCTTCACCTTCGAGCCGCACGATCGCGGTAAACAGCGGGCCGAGCAGCCAGCTCCACACCGTGCCTTGATGATAAGCGCTGTCGCGCGACCATTGATCCCCGCCATAATGCGGCCGATAGCCCGGCTCACCCCGTGCCAGACTGCGCAACCCAAATGGTGTGTAGAGTTGCTCTTCCACGATTTTTAGAACGCTTTTGGCTTGCTCGCCGGCCAACAGCGGAAACGGCAGGCTCAGGGCAAAGATTTGATTCGGCCGCACCGTGGCATCGCGATGCTCGCCGTCGACATAGTCGTAAAGACAACCGGCGCTTTCATTCCAGAAGACTTCCACGAACCTCTGCTGCACCCGTGTCGCTTTTTGTGCGATCGCCTGCGCTTCCTGGGCATTCCCGCAGCGCTGCGCCAACTCCGCAAAAACCATGAGGGCGTTGTACCACAGCGCATTGATTTCGACCGCCTTGCCCGAACGCGGCGTCACCACCCAATCGCCGATTTTGGCATCCATCCACGTGAGTTGCACGCCCGGTTCGCCGGCAGACAGGAGGCCATCCGCGTCGACGTGGATGTGATAGCGCGTGCCGCGCTCATGCCATTGCAAAATGTCACGCAAAACCGGCATCAACTCGCCGCACACGAAGCGTTCGTCGCCGGTCGCTTGCAGATATTTGTAGAGGGCGATGAAAAACCACAGCGTGGCGTCGACCGTGTTATATTCCGGTTGCTCGCCGGCATCCGGGAAGCGATTGGGCAGCATGCCCTGGCTCGTGCTGCCCGCGAAGGCACGCAGGATTTTTTTGGCATCCTCGCACCGGCCGGTAACCAGGCAAATGCCCGGCAGCGCGATCATGGTGTCCCGGCCCCAATCGGAAAACCAATGATAGCCGGCGATGAGCGTGCGCAACGCCTCCCCGCGCCTGACCACGAATTGATCGGCGGCGAGCGCCAGCGTTTTGAGAAACTCATCCTGGCTGGGGAGACTTTCGCAGAGTCGTGCGCGCCGGCGCCTTTCCTTCTCGAGCAGCGCGAAGGCGTCGCGGCGCGCGGGGCGGTCAGTTGAAACAATGACCCCGAGGCGGTCACCGGCTTGCAGTTGGAGCGTGAAGCGGCCGTGGGTAAAAAGATCCTCGTGATCATCCAAGCCGCGCTCCTGCTCCAGCGCGTATTCGAAACGGTGATACCAGTCCGGTTGCGCTGCGAAGCGGCTGCCGGGAACGGCGATGAACAATTCCGGCGCGCCGGCATAAGGTTGCAGGTGAAGAACGCCGT from bacterium includes:
- a CDS encoding sigma-70 family RNA polymerase sigma factor, with protein sequence MTREAPTNARPLGKAGERESFEALAMPLLNQLYYTALRLTRNRLDAEDLVQETFLKACRFYHQFTPGTNFGGWISRILITNFINRYRRKKREPRWVSLEAGNAVLPHEETHDADRLSNAGVAENYQDLFDDTIATALDRVPEHYRMIVLLSDVSGLSYKEIAHAVGCPLGTVMSRLSRGRKLLGRMLNAYASAHRLVRNAPAGVAHRQASMMVS
- a CDS encoding YHS domain-containing protein; amino-acid sequence: MLTQLPAFVAVVALLFGVNDNLKIRGYDPVAYFTAGKPVKGDSKFEQEWRGATYRFSSRENLVRFQKEPEKYAPQYGGYCAYAVSQGYTAPVDPEAWDIVNGKLYLNYSKAVQKKWREKRDEYIASADRNWPGLRAKQQQKDD
- a CDS encoding sigma-70 family RNA polymerase sigma factor — encoded protein: MDAVTSLEMPSTSTTLAGPRPQRSRTPAVNPESWVDQHGDYLYSFALLRLRDHELAEEIVQETFLAALKGRQNFAGQSSERTWLVGILKHKIVDHYRRARREQPVADIEGGADELFREAGEWAGHWTEEGAPQEWANDPSQLLEQEEFWKVFNRCLAQLPQRLAEAFTLREIDGYSSEEICAILAISPNNLWVMLHRARAMLRRSLEVHWLEAASSR
- a CDS encoding DoxX family protein, translated to MELTKTQLVLSWALRLAAAGILLQTLFFKFTGAEESKFIFSTLGLEPWGRIGSGVVELIAAVLLLVPRTTTLGALLALGVMSGAILSHLTILGLEVKNDRGLLFALAVLVLLASAGVLFLHRYEIPLLGDKLRPHAA
- a CDS encoding sigma 54-interacting transcriptional regulator, giving the protein MIPGYKILAEIHRGRKRIVYRGLRLPEEAPVIIKALGNELPQPAAVAEMEREYELLRSLPIAGIAQACALELHPPNLVLILEDIGGESLRHLLDARGITLDLFFEIGLQLAATLAAIHQHGIIHKDIAPKNIVVNPASRQVQLIDFSIASRLPHESQKISHPNLLEGTLAYMSPEQTGRMNRTVDYRTDFYSLGVTFYEMLTGSLPFEFADPLELVHAHLAKMPAPPRALNPAVPQALSEIVMKLMAKTAENRYQSGHGLHADLAACFAQWQTGGRITGFIPGQMDFSDRFHIPQKLYGREPEIAALLAAFERVSQGGLELMLVSGYAGIGKSALVNEIHKPIIKQRGYFVSGKFDQFKRNIPYSAIIHALQELLRLLLTESEAQIAAWKSKLSAALAANAQVITDVIPEVEWIIGKPPAVPELPPAESQNRFTLVFQRFLRVFAQKEHPLVIFLDDLQWADSATLKLLHALLTDRHSRFLFVIGAYRDNEVGPAHPLLLTLAEIAKNSVTTSGCQLSNLTLKALAPSHLDQFVTEALRCEAGSATPLSDLIMQKTAGNPFFVTQFLQTLHQEGLLQFDYGGRHWQYDLERIQRLGMTDNVVELMAGKIQKLPAATQQAAKLAACIGNQFDCKTLALVLERPVPQAARDLWEALAEGLILPIGNPNDLFPTDSSASPAPAYRFLHDRVQQAAYALIPPERKKAVHLQVGRLMLQHCGAAEREEKIFDIVNHLNRGRDLMTEAGEAAQLAELNLHAGLKAKSAAAFKPALNYFNTGTALLGDEGWSSHYTLAFALHRELAECEYLCGNFEAAERWLALLLSKARSRREHTEIHNLRIIQHENMAQYAAAVQAGREGLELFGIVLPEEEPAKQTAFAAELQAIANLRGQRAIADLIHLPVMAEADMQMSMKLLMTVWAPAYIAGDGSLVRLVSAMMVRLSLQYGNTEASSYGYVTHAITVGSSLGDYASGYEYGRLALAVNDKFHDVKLRAKVHHMFSCFVNFWRRPIRTCFPHSKNALRAGLESGDFVYATYAAIHESWHAFFCGSDLHEFHKEYAPNVDFLLQIKNHSFAEAQRLILHWGLALQGGTADRTSLSGADFNEATYVREYAGAAFFETFYFTTKLHLHYLFEDHAEARRMALRAEAVIPALFGTLWMTTLCCYHGLTLAALHDSAGAAERQAYAAKLADLLAQMQHWAEHCPENFRHQALLLAAEWARICSRPEEAITCYEQAIQAAHEQGILQHEALAHELYGKFWLARKQDRIARSCLLAAHQCYRQWGALAKVEHLEQRYPQLLVQAADGHSSAGDWQATQLTIGRRPESLDLEAVIKASHVISGEITLARLLEKLMRIVMENAGAQKAILMLEKEGNLVIEAEAVLAQKDSMPAAAAPAGRDEEVIVRRSLPAETSPALAQTIINYVRRTRESVVLANAAGDSRFAHDPYLAQHQTRSLFCLPVLQQSKLTGILYLENNLTTGAFTPDRIAVTQMLSAQAAIALQNAGLYEEMKQEVAERQRAEAALRAALAEVEQLKNRLQAENVYLQEEIRTQQNFEEMAGNSAAIRAVFRNLEKVARTDTTVLITGETGTGKELVARAIHASSHRKDSALITVNCGALPGGLIESELFGHEKGAFTGATTKKKGRFELADGGTIFLDEIGELPLETQTKLLRVLQEQEFERVGGTQTIKVNTRVIAATNRDLEQGVKLGSFRADLFYRLNIFPIHLPALRERRDDIPILTHHFVGKFSRRLGKKIDRVSAEALARLAQYDWPGNVRELANVLERAVILCDGSVLHHDHLGLAAPTVKPEAEVLTLQEAERRHILQALQDAHWVIGGPHGAARRLDLNRTTLLARMKKLGIAKPQ
- a CDS encoding amylo-alpha-1,6-glucosidase; amino-acid sequence: MAIIFDKDITQNFAAASSREWLETNGLGGWASSTIAGAHTRRYHGLLVAATQPPVGRMVLLSKLDETMVIAGQRYELGCNRYPGAIHPRGFEHLQRFEKNPFPVFEYAAGGVRLRKTIAAVHGENTTLLLFEVLAAAAAFFLELQPFIAFRDYHSLAHANAALRREANFEDGVLHLQPYAGAPELFIAVPGSRFAAQPDWYHRFEYALEQERGLDDHEDLFTHGRFTLQLQAGDRLGVIVSTDRPARRDAFALLEKERRRRARLCESLPSQDEFLKTLALAADQFVVRRGEALRTLIAGYHWFSDWGRDTMIALPGICLVTGRCEDAKKILRAFAGSTSQGMLPNRFPDAGEQPEYNTVDATLWFFIALYKYLQATGDERFVCGELMPVLRDILQWHERGTRYHIHVDADGLLSAGEPGVQLTWMDAKIGDWVVTPRSGKAVEINALWYNALMVFAELAQRCGNAQEAQAIAQKATRVQQRFVEVFWNESAGCLYDYVDGEHRDATVRPNQIFALSLPFPLLAGEQAKSVLKIVEEQLYTPFGLRSLARGEPGYRPHYGGDQWSRDSAYHQGTVWSWLLGPLFTAIVRLEGEAGRRRARRMLEDFKPHLLEAGVGTVSEIFEAEPPHAPCGCMAQAWSVAEILRACAEDLMKASAPNAARRASHPEKIS